Sequence from the Acropora muricata isolate sample 2 chromosome 10, ASM3666990v1, whole genome shotgun sequence genome:
ATGtggaatttattttttatgatCTTTTGCCCGCATTTCAGAGGAaagaaagcaaaaggaaaagttAATTGAAATGCATGAAAGCGTTGGAAGGGTAACgctgtttcagttttttttttcttaatattaaaattttagAAATGGAAGGACCCTTTCCTTACTTGGGACCCACGTCACTATGAAGGAATCAGCAAAATCAACGTAGAACCGACATTGGTATGGCTACCAGTCGTCATCCTATATAACAAGTACGTTGACACTTGAACTGAATTAATGGTTATTCTAAAATAGTAGTACTTACTCGTCGAATGTCAGGCTTGCTCAATATGAAAACAGCGGTCACGGTCTGTTCACAAAGTTACCCTATTGGATAGGATTATgcctggatgggtgaccatctcgggAAACTCTGTGCCAAGTGCCTTGGAGAATCAGGTTTAGCCGTACCTCCCACCTCTAGGTTCGTATGAGGTCTAAGTCTCAATGATGCTATTATATTCTGAATTATAGGAAGTATATATattggaagaagaagagtattAAAAGAGTGTTCGTATTGCCATCAGCATTAAGCCACATTTAAAAACAGTGAGAATATATGCCATTGGTTACACTTAAGCTTTCGAGAGGGCTTTAatatcatttctttttctttaccAACCAACTTCAGCGCTGCAGGGGGCTTCACAGGTGGTCTTGAAAAGTACAAGACAAAAGTAGTGATTGACAGCAATGGCACAATCACGTGGTTTGCCGCCACTCAGTTCACCTCCTCGTGCAAACTCAACATTCGCTTCTTCCCATTTGATGAACAGCACTGTTACTTGAAATTTGGGTGAGTAAGATGTCATTGATTCTTCTTCATAATTTACGAATTAAAATGCATTCACTGACATGTGGTTTCTAACAACAATACCTGAGCTTCCATCGTTCGGCTGCTCAATAGGTCACTTCGGAAAATActataatactctttgtttgtccccccaaattttgtataagccttgtttttgctttctcttgggaccactgtaagtcccaagagaaactggaaacaatgcttatgcaaaatttggggggacaaacaaagagtattatggtattttccggagTGGCCTATTTTGGCAGGATATTTATCAGTCGCGTTACTGTCCAAAGGTGTTTTGTGAAATTGTTCCACAGCTTCAAGTGGTGCTGATTTAAGATATAAGTGACTGTGTTTTCATGATGTATTTCCTTCACCTCAATTTTTCTGCGCAGATCGTGGACATACAGCATCAAGTTTCTGGACATGTCCACAACTCAAACAAGAGCCGAAATGTCCTCTTATATTATAAATGGCGAGTGGGAAGTCTTGGATGTTCCAGTGCAAAGGAATGAGTTGCGCTACCAATGCTGCCCTGAGCCTTACGCCGACATCACTATCACAATCCACATGAAACGAAAGGTGCTCTACTACATCTTCAACTTGATCATCCCTACAACTATGATCGTGACTTTCATTCTCGTGGGCTTCTGCCTTCCACCAATCACTGGCGAGAGAGTTACGCTCAACATTACGGTACTGCTGACAATGACCGTGTTTCTGAACATTGCTTCGAACACGCTTCCGTCCACGTCGGATTCCACTCCGTTGCTTGGTGATTACTATCTGATTTTGATGATACAAAACTGCTTCGCCATACTTGCCACGGTCTTTGTTCTGCGATATTACTATGCTGGCCCAGTGCGTATGCCCAAAATCTGGCGCGTGATAATAAACGAGTGGATAGCTTCGTGTCTGTTCTTCGTTATCACCAAGAAGCCCAAAGGAAAGGGAATTAGCCAGTGGTGTGGAAAACAGTCTGACGATGCCTGTTTCGACTGCGAAGAAACGAGGCATTCGTATATTGTTCACAACGAAAACAACGCAATCGAGGAACATATCGCTTTGATCGAAACAACCCCCAAAAATACGATCCCGCGGGTCAACGGGAACCTAGATAGATCCCAGCGAGCTCCACGCAGTTCATCGCCAACCAAGTGGAAGAGTGAACCGGCTATGAATGTATCTGACGAATCCTCGAGGGCTAGAACATCAGGGGGACAGACGAGAAGGAGAAAGCCCCCACTGACCTCAAAGCGCAGTAATAACTTGAATACAGTACAAAACAGAATTATCGAGGGCCTTGGTGTTCTGACCCGGCGAGTTAAAGACGAAAACGACAAAGGAGATGTCGCCGAGGAATGGGAATTCGCCGCCATTGTGCTTGATCGCTTGTTTTTCTTGCTGTTCTTTTTGTCAAGCCTGGCGCCTCTGATGGTGTTCTTCTTCACTGCGCCGCCTTCGAAACCAAGTTTGGTCGAGCCCAAAAACTGACAGCAATTGTTCCAATGGATGCCTTGTTCATTTTCACTGAGAATTAGAGTAGATATTCAGCAAAGGACACACAAAAGCACCAGATTGTTAAATATCGAGTTCTGTACCAATTTCCTCTTTTTTGTGTTTTACATTGAGAAAAGATGTTGGAGAAACGACGCTGTAGTAATCGATACAAAACACCAGTGACGTTATTCTACAATTTCAAAACAAGAGGCAGTTTACTAAGTTTCCCCATTTCATCTGCCAACCTTTCACAAATTACGTTGCAGAACAAGGCCGATGAAAGCATGTGATTTTGATCTCGAGTACAACAAAATACCTGGCAGTATCTTCTGCAAATTGGTGACTAAGAACATGCAAATAAAAGGCGTTGGAAAACGTTGCTCTTGTTCAGTgattcatttcatttcaggtgaaAACGCGAACACGCCCTTCATGATCATGCAGCCACCAATGGAGGGCACTTAAATCTGACAGAGACCCAACAGCACAATATCGATACTAAGGTTTTTGTTTGCACTTTGCACAGGAAACGAGCTTGCCATTGACACTTCTTGTGATCTCCAGTGTTGTACCGGGGCAAACTCTTTAATCAATCAGGGCCTAAACCCAAAATCATACCACAAAGCAGCACTCAAGGAAGAACAAACGAACTAGAGGAAACGCAAAACGGAACTGAGCTGAACCAAAACCAATGACAAGACAACTTATACAAGGTACAACTTGATGATTTGTATAGGACTTTATGCCAACACGAAAATGCGAAGGTTAATTAGCACCTCCAACTATCTCGCACTTAGCACAACAACATTTCACACTACACTTAAAAGTACATCAAAACCAGCTGGTATGGAACAATTTCGCGACTTTATCCTCTTTAACTGATCGTCGTCACAAACGAGGAAAGAATTCGTTGAATGAACTGCAATCGAAGCTCGCCGAATTTATTATCAATAACCATCAACGGTGCGTGAGACAACAGTTCAGTCAAAAATACTTCATGTAACAGTCATTCAACCATCATTGGACCCTGAAGTCATGAACCACCTATAGACCTGTTTCCAATCAGTCATTTATCTCAAAGGAACTCGAGAGGACAGTTGCTCACCAATCCAATGATAATCTACTTGCGAACGACCTCTACCAGTCTGCTTATAAACGCCTTCACAGTACAGAGACGGCACTGTTATGGTGCAAAATGACACCTAAATGGCTCCACATGACCTTCGCACTATTTTCCTACTCACCACTGGACTTGTTCGCAGCTTTTGACACTGTTCAACACTCGGCTATCTAAACTCCAGTCATACCATGGTATTACTGGTCAAACTCTAGCGTAGATGGAATCATAGTTACCATTAAAATCGTAAGCAATCTGTTGCTATTAACTATTCAGTATCTTCCTCTCACGATCTACATTTTGGTGTACCGCAAGGATTCGCATTGGGACCGGTGATCATCTCCCTTTATACTTCACCTATAACTGAAATTATTCGAAGTCATGGTCTCAAGTATCACCTTTACGCTGACGACACAGCTGTACTTGGCATGCAATCCCGCCTGTCGTGAGGACTTCGTTTTAAGCTACGTCGTGTGTTGAAGCTTCTATCGCTGAAGTTCGTGTTTGGATGTGTCGTAACTATTTGAATTGAACGATTATAAGTCTAAACTTTTAGTTTTTCACACAGAACATTCACCGTTTCCTAACattcctaataattattatggtggGCGAAGAGGGGATACCCCCAGCTGCTTTATGTTTTATTATTGGTGTTGTGTTTGATGACACCCTCACCTTTGAGACTCATATCGATTCTGTGTGCAAGACTTCATTCTGGCACTTGAGGAGCATCTCTTGCATTACCTGGACAAAATCATCATTGGAAATTCTGATCCATGCCTTCATTACAAATATATTGGACTACTGTGACTCTCTCTTAACTGGTCTCCCTAGATACCAAATTAAGCGTATCCCACCAGTGCAAAATGCAGCTGCACGTCTGGTTAGTGGGTCAAAGAAACATGATCATATCATGCCAATTCTACATGAAGTCCATGGGCTCCCTGTTGAGAGGCGTAAAACCTACAAAATTTTGCCAACTACTTTCAAGTGTTTAAACAACCTGACACCATCTTTCCTACCTGACCTCATCATTCAGTTCAAGCCTAAACAAACACTACGTTCTAGTTCTAAGAATTTATTAGTAATTCCTCGAACCAACACTATACGATACGGCGAAAGAGCATTTTGTGCTGTAGCACCTGGACTCTGGATGATTTACCACTAGACATAAGATCAGTTATCAGTTAGAGCTTTTGAAGAAAAAACTCACAACACTTCCTTTTACtttacaacaattattatatatatacaatattCCTTTTTTAATAGGTTTTAATTCTCACAGGTAACAACTACTGTAGACAGTGTCTTTGGGCTAAACGGATTAAGGTGCTAtataaattactattactattaatattattattattattattattattatcattattataataatttaattatgtTGATGATGGCTGGCACTTAAATTCACCTTTCATGCGATAACCAAGGTGGGTTCCTGAGTTTTTGGATGTCCCTGTTTAGGGCGTGTCCTGAATCGTTTAAACGAaactattagggagcttaagcaaacacgacgtcgacgcaagcgagaacgtcatctgaaaatgcaacttcgcgtttctgcaatcatttttcaattattcaaagtcattatgcttgaaaaatgtgttctaaccatcctggaattaaattggaagcAGCGCTTGGGACActagaggacaaaattgaacatttgtcatcatatgctcacgtcgtccacacaactgaaaacaagtcatttcatgtcgtagaaagaacgagaacgtcttcaaaatgtcaaaaaaaagaaaaatgcacgtgcaaagcgtgcaaaaatactgtttttcattgtaaaatatgcaaatttgtggggtttttgttgtcgtcgtcaacgtggttgcttaagctccctattcaaGGTGGCGTTGTAACCGATAAACATTGCAATCGGAGCACATGCCGTTGCTGCAATCCAGTCTCTACCCAATTAATGTATACAGTCTACAATGATAACTCAAGCCTGTTAATATAACATGTCTAGATTTTCACTTCATTATGATCGCTCAGACAACACTGaaagcttgaaatgaacatcttTTTTGAAATCCGAACCCAAACgtctccaggtgatctggtgacgtaattcggaggactgggccttattttggaattcaacatcccagaggcgaggttagagctcgtcgggtctacttgaatgttcattcagtaacaggaaatgtggtagacaccgAATGATCTGTAGAGTTTTGGCGATGTAATTGCttcagggagtttggaaacaacacctaaggccgcgcgcggttgtgggatacggccttaaaatttttcttcccagtcctccaaattacgtcaccagatcacctggttaacTCGTAGGAATCGAACCTAGGAATGCTCGATTAAACCCCTTCTCTTAACCACGAGATTACAATATCACTAACtgcgaaaacattttcttcttcCAAATGCCGTTGTTTACTTGTATTATCATCTGATATGAAACAATTTTAAACAGTAGAAAATGTCGCTTACCAAACTTCAAGAgaaagctaaccattttaaAATCAAGCCTTAAGACCGTGATTCAGCAATTATTTCATTCAAAGTAATTAGTTTGGGTAAATAATAGATAATCAGTCAGTCTTTGATGGTTAAGTGCACAAAAACAGCTCCTTCAAAGTGAGTGCTCCGGGTTCAAATACTGTCCTGGAAtacccatttttctttttatctctcACTTTTTGGTTAATAGATTCTATTCATACATGGTGGCTGTTTCCTTtatgttctgttattgtgcaaattagcctaccaagcctcaccgtagagcaagaattcttttcaatttagcacatgacaaaaaggctggtaggctaatttgcacaaagacaaaagaataatgaattagcagccatttatgaataacgtctataaTGTAGACATGTTACACTAGCAGGCTTGAGTTACCATTGTAGACTGCATACATTAACTGGGTGGAGACATCTATGGCCAACCACGCAACGCTCCACCTCGACACACGATGCGAGAAGAATCTTAAAAATGCAACCCAATCTGTGATTGGCTGCTATCGAGGGAAATCCGCTGACAAACATCCCAAATGAAGCTTTACGATGTGAGATTCTTACAAAATGCTTATAGGAAATAGTCTGATATTTGAAAAGGAATACTTAAACATATTAAATCCACGATAAAAATAACATTGGTTtaagatattaaaaaaaaaaaatggaaaataactTTTGAGAAATGTTGTTTGATcgataataattatgattaaaaaaaaagtcgatAAAAATTTAAGACTATGAAACTTCAGTTGACGTTATTTTGCCTGGGCTAAACGTACAAGCTATTTACACCAATGCATAGAAGTGTATGAATTAACGACTGTTTGAACCATTTCATAATACATATAAATTATCCATCATTCTATATTCTTATCAAAGCCAAATATATCGCTAgctttcaccattaaactcctAGAGATTCCACATTGTGTATTTGCACGGTATGGCCCGACCATCACGGATCTTCGTGTATAGCGAGCGACCGGCAAGTTCTTCGAGCTCTACAGGGTGCTCACCGACAAATCCGTGAAAATGACGACGCGACGAAAGCTTCTGGAGTCAGGCGTCCAGGTCCACATTCAAATACGCATGCTGTCCAGACTTTGAGAGGAAAGTCGGTACACCGCCAGTACGCGATTATACGCACATCTGCAGGCACTCCAACGATATAATCACCAAGCACATTCTATTTGCAAGTCCACAACGCAAGTATTCATGATAGAAAACCGTGTTGCAGAAGTCCTGAAATCCTAATGTTTCCAAGTTCCAAGCCCAGAAGGCCACGAAGAATAAGGCAGAGCTCACCATGCAGCCTCATGAAGATGAATCTCAACTTTGAAGTAGAGATGGACTCCAAAGCCTCAGATACGCATCAAGGAGGACAGTGACTAACTAACTAACCACTTGAGCATTACACTGCAGCCATGGCATCTCAGGTAATTGTCTCTACTTGTCTTCCGTTGCTGCCGATATTCCTTCCTAACGGTCAATGGAGAAAGGAGTCTTGAAACTGCGACATGATGCCACAATTAATGCATATAAAATGTTTAGATGAGGCGTTCGTCCTTCTCAAAAAGCGACAAAGGAAACGCACCGTCCCTCACTTCTTCATCTGAAGGATGGTACTTGCCACTCATTTTACTCATTTGCTTCTTGCGGTAGAAAAAAACGATCACAGCCACAATGAGTACAACTAAAAGCACAAATCCAAGAGACAACCCCAAGTCTCTGTCACTTGCACTCGTCAGAGCAGCTGCAGTGGGTAAGTCGGCGGAAGGGACGTTACTCTCGCACAAAACACCTGTAAAACCTGTTTCACAGGTGCAGTTGTATCCTCCGTTGTTGTCTACGCATCTCGCGCCATTTTTACACGCATGCGCACCAGTCGCGCACTCGTCGACATTGATATCACAGCGAAAGCCTTCAAATCCTGTTCCACTGCAGTTACAATAAAACGAGTCGATCTGGTCAATGCAACGACCGTTGTTAATACAGGGATCACTGGAGCATTCATCAAAATTTACGCCACACGTTTTGCCGAGAAACCCTGGGGTGCATCTGCAGTTGTATGAACCCACGATGTTCGTACACGTTCCTCCATTTAAACAGGGTGTAACCATAGTTTCACATTCGTTGACATCAACCTTGCAATGTTTCCCTGCGTATCCAGTGCCTACGCAATGACAGACATATGAGCCAGCGGTATTGTTGCAAACACCATGCTCGCATGGGGTGGAGGCGCACTCGTCTATGTCAACTTCGCAATGGGTACCATTGAAACCAGTCCCCTCACAATTGCAATGATAGCCGTCGATAACATCCGAGCAATTGCCAGCGTTCCAACAAGGATCCGAGGAACACTCATCAATGTTAATTGTACACTGTCTGCCAGTAAAACCAGCAACACAGGTGCAAGTGTAGTTGTTAACCTTATCGTGGCAAGTGGCACCGTGAAAGCAAGGGTCAGAATTGCATTCGTCTACATCGGTTTCACACTGTTTTCCAGTGTAACCTGGTAAACAATTGCAAGCAAAATCCCCAATGAGATCCGCACAGTTTGCTCCATTTTCGCACGGATTTGATGCACATTCATTCACATCTACTTCACAATGTCTCCCACTGTAACCAAGCGCACAGTTACAACTGTAGTTTGCAATAGCGTCCACACACGTTGCGCCGTTTCGACACGGATTTGACTCGCACTCGTTTACATCGGTTTCGCAGCTTTTTCCTGTGTAACCAGACGCGCAACTGCAGCTGTAGTCTGCGATCATATCAAGACACGATCCCTTGTTTTGACAGGGACTTGATGCACATTCGTCCACGTTGGTTTCACATGTTCTCCCCATAAAACCACGAAGACAGCGACAGCTGTAGTTGGCTACCTGATCGAAACAGGTAGCATTGTTCATGCAAGGCTGCGACGCACATTCATCAAGATCGACTTCACAATTTCTGCCACTGAACCCAACGGCACAATAACAACTGTAGTTCCCAACAAGATCTTTGCAGGTCGCGTGGTTTGCACAAGGAGTCGATGAACACTCATCGATGTCGATTTCACAGTTACGACCACTGAAGCCTAGCAAACAGCTACAACTGTAGTTTCCTACCAAGTCGTTGCATGTTGCATTATTAAGACATTGATTTGATGAACATTCGTTGATGTCGATACCACAGTTTCTACCCGTGTAGCCAAGAGCACATTGGCAGCTGTAATCTCCTACAAGATCCACGCACGATCCTCCATTTATACAAGGATTTGATGAACATTCGTTGATATCGATATCACAGTTTCTACCTGTGTAACCCACAGCACATTGGCAGCTGTAATTTCCTACAAGATCCACACACGATCCTCCATTCATACAAGGATTTGATGAACACTCGTTGATATCGATATCACAGTTTCTATCTGTGTACCCTACAGCACATTGGCAGCTGTAATTTCCTACAAGATCCACACAAGATCCTCCATTTATACAAGGATTTGATGAACACTCGTTGATATCGATATCACAGTTTCTACCGGTGTACCCCACAGCACATTGGCAGCTGTAATTTCCTACAAGATCCACACACGAGCCTCCATTCATACAAGGATTTGATAAACACTCGTTAATATCGATATCACAGTTTCTACCTGTGTACCCCACAGCACATTGGCAGCTGTAATTTCCTACAAGATCCACACACGATCCTCCATTCATACAAGGATTTGATGAACACTCGTTAATATCGATATCACAGTTTCTACCTGTATACCCCACAGCACATTGGCAGCTGTAATTTCCTACAAGATCCACACACGATCCTCCATTCATACAAGGATTCGATGAACATTCGTTAATATCGATATCACAGTTTCTACCTGTGTAACCCACAGCACATTGGCAGCTGTAATTTCCTACAAGATCCACACACAAGCCTCCATTTATACAAGGATTTGATGAACACTCGTTAATATCGATATCACAGTTTCTACCTGTGTAACCCACAGTACATTGGCAGCTGTAATTTCCTACAAGATCCACACACAAGCCTCCATTTATACAAGGATTTGATGAACACTCGTTAATATCGATATCACAGTTTCTACCTGCGTAACCCACAGCACATTGGCAGCTGTAATTTCCTACAAGATCTACACACGATCCTCCATTCATACAAGGATTTGATGAACACTCGTTGATATCGATATCACAGTTTCTACCTGAGTACCCTACAGCACATTGGCAGCTGTAATTTCCTACAAGATCCACACACGATCCTCCATTCACACAAGGATTTGATGAACACTCGTTAACATCGATATCACAGTTTCTACCTGTGTAACCCACAGCACATTGGCAGCTATAATTTCCTACAAGATCCACACACAAGCCTCCATTCATACAAGGATTTGATGAACACTCGTTAATATCGATATCACAGTTTCTACCTGTGTACCCCACAGCACATTGGCAGCTATAATTTCCTACAAGATCCACACACAAGCCTCCATTGATACAAGGATTTGATGAACACTCGTTAATATCGATATCACAGTTTCTACCTGTGTACCCCACAGCACATTGGCAGCTGTAATTTCCTACAAGATCCACACACGATCCTCCATTCATACAAGGATTTGATGAACACTCGTTAATATCGATATCACAGTTTCTACCTGTGTACCCCACAGCACATTGGCAGCTGTAATTTCCTACAAGATCCACGCACGATGCTCCATTTATACAAGGATTTGATGAACACTCGTTAATATCGATATCACAGTTTCTACCTGTGTACCCCACAGCACATTGGCAGCTATAATTTCCTACAAGATCCACGCACGATGCTCCATTTATACATGGATTTGAAGAACATTCGCTGATGTCAATATCACAGTTTCTGCCTGCATAACCAGGTAGGCAATTGCAACTATAATTTCCAATTAAATCGAGACACGTTCCTCGATGTAAGCAAGGATTTGAAAAACATTCATTGATATCGAAGTCGCAGTTCCTTCCAGAAAATCCACGTCGACATTGACACGAGTAATTTCCTACAAGGTTTGAACACGAAGCATTATTCATACAAGGAGTCAAGACGGAACATTCGTCGATATCATTCTCGCAATCTTTACCGGTGAATCCCACCGAGCAGTAACAGTCGTAACCTGCTGGTACTTCACGACATGTCGCACCATTCCGACATGGTGCTGACCTGCAGTAGTTTACATTGGTCTCACAATATTTACCCGTATATCCCTGGGAACACACGCACATGAATCCGTGTGTAACATTTACGCATGTTGCTCCGTGACTACAGTTATTCATTGTGCAGTCAAGTATGCGAATGTGGCAATTCTTTCCCTTCCAGCCTGCATCACAGGTGCAGTTGGGACCATTCCACGACGGTACACAGACACTGTTTGCGGGGCAAGGGTTTGGTGAGCACGTCGCATTGGCAAGGCAACCTACCGTCACGTGATTCTTAACGACTTCAAGACCTTCTTGCGAGTATGACGACAGATAGTGAACTGGGCGCGAGTTAAACATGATGCCCTTCAAACAGCCCTTAAATGACTTGCGGTTTGCGCTTCCtggaagagaaacaaaaatttattgCAGGGACTTGAACGCGTTGATTCGAAGTAAATATGAAATCCACGGTTACAGCGGGGGTCAGACCTTTCTTTGGACGGACAGTTTTCAAACGATCAGCAACCTGCGGGGATTGGCGAAAGAAAAAGATGGAAAAACCCTTGATCCAGAATTTAACTTCAGCGCCCGAAACGACACAACGAACCGAAAAACATCCAATACCCAAACGAGAAGGTGGAAAGGAATGAAAAcaatatacacctatttcaaaaacgttgtcgaagagaacggcgaatggcagttgtcgaacggaaattgcacgaccgaaaggaactgtggtttccatatttggtatgcacAAACAATGAGTTCTAAGCGTGGCGCTAAACTGGGGAGCTTAAACAACCACGaccacgacggcaacaaaaaccccacaaatttgcatatctgacaatgaaaaacagtatttttgcacctGCGGTTTTcatattttgacatttttatgaCGTTCTCGTTCTCTCTAAGACATGAAATGACCCAGATGTGTGGACAAGGTGAGCATATgataacaaatgttcaattttgtcttgtcccaagcggtggttccaatttaattccaggatagttaaagcgcatttttcaggtataacgactttgaataattgaaagatgatttcaGAAACGCAAAgtaacattttcagatgacgttctcacttaagtcgacgtcgtgtttgcttaagctcccaactgatactgccttacgaacggccaactggcctcGGCTTAACATggcaaaccatatgactcgccatcgaaggtcggcactgtatggagccggcatcatgggagtTTATTTCCTATTAACATTCAGTACCCagatttcttttcagtcgtgcaatcgccgttcgacaattgacaatCGTCGTTCtcctcgacaacattttttgaaatagctgtatatagAAGAAGAAAGTAAAGACATTTGAAGAAGACCGTAAAATTTGTGCATCTTAGCTCGTCTGGTTTGCGCATTAAAAACAGGACCACGAAAATCTCAATACTGTTGCAATGCTATACCAAGTGACAATAAGACAGTGACAACCAGCCTGCTAGGTAAGGTCCAGTTAAAACAGGACAAAAATAGTTCCTCCCAGTTTATCCCCGTGGATCAAACCACAACATTACCC
This genomic interval carries:
- the LOC136931910 gene encoding neuronal acetylcholine receptor subunit alpha-7-like isoform X1, which gives rise to MSQHSQVEVAIFVVSIAFWNVLELHAFSTDASNQCIMGSIQFQVKFKTIEISTHYLDKASNISECTSKVCHYGRGDYAYLLDEGCFAVTCDTDHSQCNPRSLPGSSSAAARLYWTGTPDPTIFPPEITPPTTSTKTVSVETPPNISSTAAQTRVKDGEQGPDGKIAKSVEHRLLQDTVYSPSYNREVRPALREKDVVNVGFSMTLVQIVDVDEKGETLKINVWTEQKWKDPFLTWDPRHYEGISKINVEPTLVWLPVVILYNNAAGGFTGGLEKYKTKVVIDSNGTITWFAATQFTSSCKLNIRFFPFDEQHCYLKFGSWTYSIKFLDMSTTQTRAEMSSYIINGEWEVLDVPVQRNELRYQCCPEPYADITITIHMKRKVLYYIFNLIIPTTMIVTFILVGFCLPPITGERVTLNITVLLTMTVFLNIASNTLPSTSDSTPLLGDYYLILMIQNCFAILATVFVLRYYYAGPVRMPKIWRVIINEWIASCLFFVITKKPKGKGISQWCGKQSDDACFDCEETRHSYIVHNENNAIEEHIALIETTPKNTIPRVNGNLDRSQRAPRSSSPTKWKSEPAMNVSDESSRARTSGGQTRRRKPPLTSKRSNNLNTVQNRIIEGLGVLTRRVKDENDKGDVAEEWEFAAIVLDRLFFLLFFLSSLAPLMVFFFTAPPSKPSLVEPKN
- the LOC136931910 gene encoding neuronal acetylcholine receptor subunit alpha-7-like isoform X2, whose product is MSQHSQVEVAIFVVSIAFWNVLELHAFSTDASNQCIMGSIQFQVKFKTIEISTHYLDKASNISECTSKVCHYGRGDYAYLLDEGCFAVTCDTDHSQCNPRSLPGSSSAAARLYWTVKDGEQGPDGKIAKSVEHRLLQDTVYSPSYNREVRPALREKDVVNVGFSMTLVQIVDVDEKGETLKINVWTEQKWKDPFLTWDPRHYEGISKINVEPTLVWLPVVILYNNAAGGFTGGLEKYKTKVVIDSNGTITWFAATQFTSSCKLNIRFFPFDEQHCYLKFGSWTYSIKFLDMSTTQTRAEMSSYIINGEWEVLDVPVQRNELRYQCCPEPYADITITIHMKRKVLYYIFNLIIPTTMIVTFILVGFCLPPITGERVTLNITVLLTMTVFLNIASNTLPSTSDSTPLLGDYYLILMIQNCFAILATVFVLRYYYAGPVRMPKIWRVIINEWIASCLFFVITKKPKGKGISQWCGKQSDDACFDCEETRHSYIVHNENNAIEEHIALIETTPKNTIPRVNGNLDRSQRAPRSSSPTKWKSEPAMNVSDESSRARTSGGQTRRRKPPLTSKRSNNLNTVQNRIIEGLGVLTRRVKDENDKGDVAEEWEFAAIVLDRLFFLLFFLSSLAPLMVFFFTAPPSKPSLVEPKN